The genomic interval CGGTGTCCAGCAGGGGAGTACGCGCGCCCTCGCAGCGGGCCCGGGCCGCGACGGCGCGCCGGGTGGCCGCGACGGCGCGGCGGGACCGGTCCGCCCTGCGCCAGGCGGCCGCGGCGGCGGCCGCTGCCTCGGCGGCGAGCAGGTCCGCGCCGACGGCCTGGCACGCGTCGGCGGCCCGGAGCAGCCGGTCCGGGTCGTCGGCGACCAGCGCTGCCGCCAACTGGGCCCGGGCGGGGGCGAGTTCACCGTCGCAGCACCAGGCGAGCTCGGCCAGCCGACCGCCGACCTCCTCGGCTCCGCCGAGCCGCGCGACATCGGTCAACAGCATTGCCTCGCCGGTGACATGGCCGGTGCGGCGGGCGGAGGCGGCCGCGGCGGTGAGCACGGACCGTGCCCGTGCCAACTGCCCCCGAGCGGCCAACAGCCAGGCCTCGCCCAGGAGTTCCTCCCCGGCGGACAGCAGCCCCGGTTCCACGGGCGGTAGCGCGCGATGCTCCGCGAGCGTCGCCTCGGCCGCGTCCAGATCCCCCAGTACGGCCGCACACGCGGCGAGCCCGCCGAGCACCGGCCGTAGGGCCATCGCGTGGTCGATGGAGCGGGACACGGTGGCGGCCTCGGCCCACCAGCGGCGGGCGGTCGCGGGGTGGCCGGCCAGCCAGTGCGTACGGCCGAGGAGGACCGCCAGCCAGATCCGCACCCTGGAACCGGCCGCGGTGAGTTCGGCGTAGGCGGGCTCGCCCACCCGGCAGACCTCGGCGGCCGGGACACCGGCTTCGGTGAGGGCGAGGACGAGCGGGATGCGCTGGAAGGCGGGATGGGAGGCGAGGGCGCGTTCCTCGACCCGCCGGTGCGCGTCGTGGGCGCGCCGGGCCCAGGTGGTGGCCTCGGCGGTACGGCCCACCAGGGCCAGCGCGGCGGGCTTCATCCAGGCGCCGCGCAGCCAGGCGTTGACGTCGGGGGCGGCGCCGACGTCGGTCTCCAGATCCTCCAGCAGGGCCAGCCCCTCGGCGGGCCGGCCACCGACGATCCGTAGGAATCCCTCGTTGATGGTGAGCTTGCGGCGGTCGGCCGGGCTACTGATCCGTTCGCGGGCCGCGTCGTTGACGGCGAGTGCTTCGGCGACGGGCGCGTTGCTCCACAACAGGTTCGTCGTCCGGACGAGGGCGACCGCGAGCCTTTCCTCCTCGTCGGCGGCGAGGGCGTCGGCCCCGGCGAGCGTCGTCTCGGCCCGGTGCCAACGGCCCAGCTCGAACAGGGCCTCGCCGAGCCGCAGTTCGGTGGCGGTGGTCCGGTGCCTCTCCGGCACGGCTTCCAGCAGGGCGACGGTCCCGGGCAAGTCGTGGGCGTGGCGGGCGAGTACGGCGGCCTGGGTGAGGAGGGCCGGGTCGGCGGTGCCGGTCGCGGCCAGCCGCCAGGTCGCGATGTGCAGCAGGTCGCCGCGACGACGGGCGCCGCGCGCCTGGACACGGGCGGCCTGGTCCAGGAGCAGGGCACGGCGGCGCAGCAACGGCAGCCCGGCGCGCAGCACTTCGCCGTACAGGGGGTGGGCCAGAGACACCGTCGTACGCCGTCGGTCCTGCGTGACGCGGATCAGCCCCGCCTGTTCCAGGGCCACCGTCACCTGCGGCGGGGCGAGGGCTTCGGCGTACGCCAGGGGCAACGGCTCGCACAGCGCCAGGAGTTCGAGCACGGGGCGCCCCGCGGGGTCGGCGGCGGCCAGCCGTGCGCCGATCATCTCGGTGAGCCGCGCGGTACCCGGCAACCGGTCCTCGACCAGGTGCCAGATCTCCCCGTCCTCGGTCAGGTTCCCGGCGGCGAGGGCACCGAGAACGAGTTCGCGCAGGTAGAGCACGTTGCCACCGCTGGCGGCCGACAGCTCGTGCAGGGTTCTTCGGGCGACGGGCCGCCCGAGCGCGGCCTGCAACAACACTTCGACCTGCTCGGGACTCAGCACGGTCAGATCGACCCGGTACACCGAGTCCACGCCCCGCAGCGCGGCGACGGCCTCCCCGTACGGCTCACCGGTGCGCACGGTGCCGATCAGCAGCAGCGCGCCGGTGTCCATCAACTGCCGCAGCAGTACGGCCGACGCGGCATCCAGCAGATGCATGTCGTCGACGAACAGCACCCACTGCCGCCCGGGCCCGGAGGCCAACTCCCGTGCGACAGCGGCGAATCCGGCGACGGGGTCGGTCAAGTCGACCCCGACGGGCAGCAGATGGGCGATCGCCCCCAGCGGCACGGCGCCCGCCGCGACACTGGCAGTGGCCCGCCCCACCCGGAACCCCGCGGTCGCCGCTCGCTCCAGACACTCCTCCGCCAGCCGCGACTTGCCCACGCCCGCCGCTCCGCCGACGACGAATCCACGACATCCCCGGTCCTCCAGCGCGGCGGCGAAGTACTCCAACTCCGCCCCACGCCCCACCAACGGCCAACGCCCAGCCCAGTCCCGCACCCCGGCTCCCCCCGTCCCCGTCTCCGTCCCCGTCCCCGTCCCGGCGGCCCGTCATATGCCGCACGGCGCGAGCCCATCCCATCAGTCGGGGCTCGTCGCCGGGGCGGGGTTTCGGGCCATCGTCGGGACGGGGCCGGCTGCTGAAAATCCGAGGGGGTCCTGGGTGCCCGGGTGCACCCGGGCACAACACGGTGCAGCAAGGTCAGGCGGCGTCGAGAGCTTCGGTGATCTTGCGGACCATCTCCACCATGACGGGGCCGGGCTCGCCCTTCTTGGGCCGGACGGCCGCTTCGAGGGCGACGAGGACGGTGCCGCGGAAGTTGTCGGCCTCGGCCGGGTCCTGCTTCTTGAGCAGGCTCATGGCGGTGGTGAGGGCCGGCAGCACCTGGTCGGCGATCTCGGCCACTGACTTGCCGTTCAGGTTCGGGATCTTGGAGTTCTCGGCGAGCACGTACCCGACCGGACCGGTCGCCGAGGCCAGGGCGAGGCTGCCCTGGGTGGCGATCCGGTGCGGCGAGCCGGTGGTGGCACCGGCGGCGGCCATGAGGGTGATGGCACCGTACGCGGCGGTACGGAGGGTGAGCTTGTCCTGGTCGGTGAGGTTGATACCCATGGTGATGTGCTCCTGTGTTCGTCAGTTCCGCATCGGCTTCCTTCTGGAACAGAGCCTGCGCCCACCCGGTTTCACGACGCCCTCAGCGCGCTTTCAGCGGAGCGCAACCAGCCTGAAGCCCATGCATCAGGCCCGAAGGCGCGACCGGCGACCGGCGTCCCGCTCGTCGCACGGGAGCGGGAACGGCCCAACACCACGCGCCGGCCCTGCCAGTCGAGGTCGAGGCAGCCGACGCGGCGGTCTTCGTGGGCGGCCTGACGCAACGTCAACGTCGCGTGCTGACAGGGATGTTGGGCCGCCCGGCCGTAAGCCTTGCCGATGCCCTCGCATCCGCGACTCCAAGACCCCGGCCAGGGCCACCCTCACGTTCCCGACCGGAGCCTTCACCCTCTTCGGGGAAGCTCTGAAGCTTCAGGGAAGCCCTGAAGAGCGAGCCCTACTCCACCGTCACCGACTTCGCCAGGTTCCGGGGCTGATCCACTTCGTTCCCCCGAGCCGTGGCCAGCTCACAGGCGAACACCTGCAACGGCACGGTCGCCACCAGCGGTTGCAGCAACGTGGGCGTGGCCGGGATCCGGATCAAGTGGTCGGCGTACGGGACGACCGTCTCGTCCCCCTCCTCCGCGATCACGATCGTCATCGCACCCCGCGCCCGGATCTCCTGGATGTTGGACACGATCTTGTCGTGCAGAACCGACCGCCCACGGGACGACGGCACGACCACCACCACCGGCATCCCCTCCTCGATCAGCGCGATCGGCCCGTGCTTCAACTCCCCCGCCGCGAAGCCCTCGGCGTGCATGTACGCCAACTCCTTCAGTTTCAGGGCGCCTTCGAGAGCAACGGGATAACCGACATGCCGGCCCAGGAACAGCACGGTGTTCTTCGACGCCACCGACCGCGCCAACTCCCGTACAGGCTCCATCGTTTCCAGCACCCGCTCGACCTCACCGGAGATCTGCGACAGGTCCCGGATGACGGCCTGGATCTCGTCGCCCCACTTGGTGCCGCGGACCTGGCCGAGATACAGCGCGACCAGATAACACGCCACCAGCTGCGTCAGGAACGCCTTCGTCGACGCCACGGCGACCTCGGGCCCGGCATGCGTGTACAGCACCGCGTCCGACTCACGGGGAATCGTCGACCCGTTGGTGTTGCAGATGGCCAGGACTTTCGAGCCCTGCTCCCTCGCGTGCCGTAGCGCCATCAGCGTGTCCATCGTCTCCCCGGACTGGGAGATGGCGATGACCAGGGACCGCGCGCCCAGGATCGGATCCCGGTACCGGAACTCGCTCGCCAGCTCCACCTCGCACGGGATCCGCGTCCAGTGCTCGATGGCGTACTTGGCGATCATCCCGGCGTGGAAGGCCGTACCGCACGCGACGATGACGACCTTGTCGATCTCCCTCAACTCATGGACGGGGATGCGGACTTCGTCCAGAGACAGCAGGCCGGACGCGTCGATGCGGCCCAGCAGCGTGTCGGCGACCGCCTTCGGCTGCTCGGCGATCTCCTTGAGCATGAAGTAGTCGTAGCCGCCCTTCTCCGCGGCGGACGCGTCCCAGTCGACGTGGTACGAACGCACCTCGGCCGGAGCCCCGTCGAACCCGGTGACGGTCACCCCGTCCCGGCGCAGCTCGACGACCTGGTCCTGCCCCAGCTCGATCGCGGAGCGCGTGTGGGCGATGAACGCGGCGACGTCGGAGGCGAGAAAGGCCTCCCCTTCCCCCACCCCGACCACGAGCGGCGAATTACGACGCGCGCCCACGACCACATCCGGCTCGTCCGCGTGCACGGCGACCAGCGTGAACGCGCCCTCCAGGCGCCGGCACACCTGCCGCATCGCCTCCGCCAGATCCGCGCACCCCGAGAACTCCTCGGCCAGCAGATGCGCGACCACCTCGGTGTCCGTGTCGGAGGCGAGATCGTGCCCGCGCTCCGCCAACTCGGCCCGCAGACAGGCGAAGTTCTCGATGATGCCGTTGTGGACGACCGCGACCCGCCCCGCGTTGTCGAGATGCGGGTGGGCGTTCGCGTCCGTCGGCCCGCCGTGCGTGGCCCAGCGCGTGTGCCCGATGCCCGTCGACCCCGCCGGCAGCGGATGATCGACCAGCTCCTTCTCCAGATTGACGAGCTTCCCCGCCTTCTTGGCCGCCGCCAGCCCGCCGTCCGCGAGCACGGCGACACCCGACGAGTCGTACCCCCGGTACTCCAGCCGCTTCAGCCCGGCCATCACCACATCGAGCGCCGACTGCGACCCCACGTATCCCACGATTCCGCACATGCGCCGCAGCCTAGGCGCCGGACCCCGTCTGAACACGGCACTTCGTGCCCGATTTCGGAAATTACGGCCATGATCGACAGCCGTGACCGCGAAGTACGGAACCCATACCCTTCCCTGGACGAACAGCCACGGCCGGCAGACAGAAACAGACGCAGAGACAGCGACAGCGACAGCGACAGCGACAGGGCACCCTGCATGACAAGACAGCGCGAGCGGTACTTCGAGCTCTACGAGGACGACTTCGGGCTCAGCGCGCTCACCGGGAGGCCGGCCTCGGCCACCGCGCCCGACGTCGTACGGGCACTGGAGTGCGCCGCGGAGATGGCCGCCGACTGCGAGGGCGAAGGCGCCGTGGAACTCGGCACGGACATCCGCTGTCTGCTGGACTCCGGCCTGCCGGACGGGACACTCCGCGCGGCCTGGCCGGCGGCCACGCACGAGCGCTTCGACCCGGCGGACTTCGGGATGGACCTCCGGACCTGGCTGACCCGGCTCGCGGACCTGTACCCGGCCCGGCGCCGGAAGAGGCGCCAGGTGTACTGGCCCGAGCGCCCTCACCCCGCACTCGCGGAAGAAGAGGTGCGCGAAGCCGTCATCACGGAGATACGGGTCGCCACCTCTCTGCCGGCTACGGTTCCGGAGGCCCTGGAGGACA from Streptomyces sp. NBC_01288 carries:
- a CDS encoding LuxR C-terminal-related transcriptional regulator; translated protein: MRDWAGRWPLVGRGAELEYFAAALEDRGCRGFVVGGAAGVGKSRLAEECLERAATAGFRVGRATASVAAGAVPLGAIAHLLPVGVDLTDPVAGFAAVARELASGPGRQWVLFVDDMHLLDAASAVLLRQLMDTGALLLIGTVRTGEPYGEAVAALRGVDSVYRVDLTVLSPEQVEVLLQAALGRPVARRTLHELSAASGGNVLYLRELVLGALAAGNLTEDGEIWHLVEDRLPGTARLTEMIGARLAAADPAGRPVLELLALCEPLPLAYAEALAPPQVTVALEQAGLIRVTQDRRRTTVSLAHPLYGEVLRAGLPLLRRRALLLDQAARVQARGARRRGDLLHIATWRLAATGTADPALLTQAAVLARHAHDLPGTVALLEAVPERHRTTATELRLGEALFELGRWHRAETTLAGADALAADEEERLAVALVRTTNLLWSNAPVAEALAVNDAARERISSPADRRKLTINEGFLRIVGGRPAEGLALLEDLETDVGAAPDVNAWLRGAWMKPAALALVGRTAEATTWARRAHDAHRRVEERALASHPAFQRIPLVLALTEAGVPAAEVCRVGEPAYAELTAAGSRVRIWLAVLLGRTHWLAGHPATARRWWAEAATVSRSIDHAMALRPVLGGLAACAAVLGDLDAAEATLAEHRALPPVEPGLLSAGEELLGEAWLLAARGQLARARSVLTAAAASARRTGHVTGEAMLLTDVARLGGAEEVGGRLAELAWCCDGELAPARAQLAAALVADDPDRLLRAADACQAVGADLLAAEAAAAAAAAWRRADRSRRAVAATRRAVAARARCEGARTPLLDTAQVTAQLTAREREIALLAAAGSTSKDMAHTLALSVRTVDNHLQHAYAKLGVTTRLELARALGVAE
- the glmS gene encoding glutamine--fructose-6-phosphate transaminase (isomerizing); protein product: MCGIVGYVGSQSALDVVMAGLKRLEYRGYDSSGVAVLADGGLAAAKKAGKLVNLEKELVDHPLPAGSTGIGHTRWATHGGPTDANAHPHLDNAGRVAVVHNGIIENFACLRAELAERGHDLASDTDTEVVAHLLAEEFSGCADLAEAMRQVCRRLEGAFTLVAVHADEPDVVVGARRNSPLVVGVGEGEAFLASDVAAFIAHTRSAIELGQDQVVELRRDGVTVTGFDGAPAEVRSYHVDWDASAAEKGGYDYFMLKEIAEQPKAVADTLLGRIDASGLLSLDEVRIPVHELREIDKVVIVACGTAFHAGMIAKYAIEHWTRIPCEVELASEFRYRDPILGARSLVIAISQSGETMDTLMALRHAREQGSKVLAICNTNGSTIPRESDAVLYTHAGPEVAVASTKAFLTQLVACYLVALYLGQVRGTKWGDEIQAVIRDLSQISGEVERVLETMEPVRELARSVASKNTVLFLGRHVGYPVALEGALKLKELAYMHAEGFAAGELKHGPIALIEEGMPVVVVVPSSRGRSVLHDKIVSNIQEIRARGAMTIVIAEEGDETVVPYADHLIRIPATPTLLQPLVATVPLQVFACELATARGNEVDQPRNLAKSVTVE